A genome region from Geminicoccus roseus DSM 18922 includes the following:
- a CDS encoding transketolase family protein, protein MSAPVIAEGMFDCRKAFAEELIALARQDQRIVAVANDSVGSSNLGAFQKEFPDRLINVGIAEQNMVGVAAGLANGGFVPFVCCASPFLTGRALEQIKADCAYNGYHVVLCGMSPGMAYGELGPTHHSIEDLAWMRAINDLTVMVPADPAQTRGAIRWALHAKGPVFLRIGRFGVPAVTPEDASFEAGRIYELRPGRDVTLIATGTMVSRALEAAGQLAAEGIDARVLNASTIKPLDTAMVLKAAQETRGIVTAEEAVVEGGLGAAVAEFTAQHHPVRMRILGVTGFAPTGDTAFLLDHFGLNAAGLAKAARQILSH, encoded by the coding sequence ATGAGCGCGCCCGTGATCGCCGAAGGCATGTTCGACTGCCGCAAGGCCTTCGCCGAGGAACTGATCGCCCTGGCCCGCCAGGACCAGCGGATCGTCGCCGTGGCCAACGATTCGGTCGGGTCCAGCAATCTGGGGGCCTTCCAGAAGGAGTTCCCCGACCGGCTGATCAATGTCGGCATCGCCGAGCAGAACATGGTCGGTGTGGCCGCCGGCCTCGCCAATGGCGGCTTCGTGCCGTTCGTCTGCTGCGCCTCGCCCTTCCTGACCGGCCGGGCGCTGGAACAGATCAAGGCGGACTGCGCCTATAACGGCTACCATGTCGTCCTGTGCGGCATGAGCCCGGGCATGGCCTATGGCGAGCTCGGCCCGACCCATCATTCGATCGAGGATCTGGCCTGGATGCGGGCGATCAACGACCTGACCGTGATGGTGCCCGCGGACCCCGCGCAGACCCGCGGCGCGATCCGCTGGGCGCTGCATGCCAAGGGGCCGGTGTTCCTGCGGATCGGCCGGTTCGGCGTGCCGGCGGTGACGCCGGAGGACGCCAGCTTCGAGGCCGGCCGGATCTACGAGCTGCGCCCGGGCCGCGACGTCACGCTGATCGCGACCGGCACCATGGTGTCGCGCGCCCTGGAGGCGGCCGGCCAGCTCGCCGCCGAGGGCATCGACGCCCGGGTCCTGAACGCGTCCACGATCAAGCCGCTCGACACGGCGATGGTCCTCAAGGCGGCGCAGGAGACCCGCGGCATCGTCACCGCCGAGGAAGCGGTGGTCGAGGGCGGCCTTGGCGCCGCGGTGGCGGAGTTCACCGCCCAGCACCATCCGGTCCGCATGCGGATCCTGGGCGTCACCGGCTTCGCGCCGACCGGCGACACCGCGTTCCTGCTCGATCATTTCGGCCTGAACGCGGCCGGGCTCGCCAAGGCGGCCCGCCAGATCCTGAGCCACTGA
- a CDS encoding transketolase, giving the protein MTQAAATIRQLAGRAQEIARSSGEDAPALLAGIAREVRLNVLTTIGEAGMGHVGGDLSVTDILTTLFFDVLKLDPARPDWADRDRFILSKGHCAVALYSVLALRGFIEPELLPTFGKPLSVLNGHPNRRKVPGVEANTGPLGHGLPIAVGCAIAARLSGRDWRTFVVLGDGELQEGSNWEAAMAAGHRGLGSLTAIVDRNRFQQGAGTEATNRLEPLADKWRAFGWDVHEVDGHDHAALLEVLRPAPGERPRFVIAHTFKGKGVSFMQDLVDWHHKVPSADQLQQALAEVGR; this is encoded by the coding sequence GTGACACAAGCTGCGGCAACCATCAGGCAGCTGGCCGGCCGTGCGCAGGAGATCGCCCGGTCCAGCGGCGAGGACGCCCCTGCCCTGCTGGCGGGGATCGCCCGCGAGGTGCGCCTCAACGTGCTGACCACCATCGGCGAGGCCGGCATGGGCCATGTCGGCGGCGATCTTTCCGTCACCGACATCCTGACCACCCTGTTCTTCGACGTGCTGAAGCTGGACCCGGCCAGGCCCGACTGGGCGGACCGCGACCGCTTCATCCTCAGCAAGGGCCATTGCGCCGTGGCGCTCTACAGCGTCCTGGCGCTGCGCGGCTTCATCGAGCCCGAGCTGCTGCCCACCTTCGGCAAGCCGCTCTCGGTGCTCAACGGCCACCCCAACCGCCGCAAGGTGCCGGGCGTCGAGGCCAATACCGGCCCGCTCGGCCACGGCCTGCCGATCGCGGTCGGCTGCGCGATCGCCGCCCGGCTGTCCGGGCGCGACTGGCGGACCTTCGTGGTGCTGGGCGACGGCGAGCTGCAGGAAGGCAGCAACTGGGAGGCCGCCATGGCCGCCGGCCATCGCGGCCTGGGCAGCCTGACCGCCATCGTCGACCGCAACCGCTTCCAGCAGGGTGCGGGCACCGAGGCGACCAACCGCCTGGAGCCGCTGGCCGACAAGTGGCGCGCCTTCGGCTGGGACGTCCACGAGGTCGACGGCCACGACCATGCCGCCCTGCTCGAGGTCCTGCGCCCGGCCCCGGGCGAGCGGCCGCGCTTCGTGATCGCCCACACCTTCAAGGGCAAGGGCGTCTCGTTCATGCAGGATCTGGTCGACTGGCACCACAAGGTGCCCTCGGCCGACCAGTTGCAGCAGGCCCTGGCGGAGGTTGGTCGATGA
- a CDS encoding sugar-binding transcriptional regulator codes for MSRLNELRLMTRVAQMYHLDGLKQADISTALHISQATISRLLKRAGTEGIVKITITPPRGTFPDLENTLRARYGLAEVIVADCAGPQEESILSAIGDAAAHFLETTVADGEVIGISSWSASLLRMVDSLHPLKRTKASQVVQMLGGMGNPAVQIHATQLSTRLAQLTSARPRLLPAPGVAGTAAAKRALLADSFVRETVGEFRHITLALVGIGSIEPSKMLANSGNVFTDDELHDLAQRGAVGDICLRFYGRYGAPVRVPLDERVIGITLDELRNVPRVVGVAGGSRKLAAIKGALLGRSINILITDRFTAEGLLAEDVVPQTAPAA; via the coding sequence GTGAGCCGGCTGAACGAGTTGCGGCTGATGACCCGCGTCGCCCAGATGTACCATCTGGACGGGCTCAAGCAGGCCGACATCTCCACCGCGCTGCACATCTCCCAGGCGACCATCTCCCGCCTGCTGAAGCGGGCCGGCACCGAGGGGATCGTCAAGATCACCATCACCCCGCCGCGCGGCACCTTCCCCGACCTGGAGAACACGCTGCGCGCCCGCTACGGCCTGGCCGAGGTGATCGTCGCCGACTGCGCCGGGCCGCAGGAGGAATCGATCCTGAGCGCGATCGGCGACGCGGCCGCGCATTTCCTGGAAACCACCGTGGCCGATGGCGAAGTGATCGGGATCTCGTCCTGGAGCGCCTCACTGCTGCGGATGGTCGACAGCCTCCATCCGTTGAAGCGGACCAAGGCCAGCCAGGTCGTGCAGATGCTGGGCGGCATGGGCAACCCGGCGGTGCAGATCCACGCCACCCAGCTCTCCACCCGCCTGGCCCAGCTGACCAGCGCCCGGCCGAGGCTGCTGCCGGCGCCGGGCGTGGCCGGCACGGCCGCCGCCAAGCGGGCGCTTCTGGCCGATTCTTTTGTCCGCGAGACCGTCGGCGAGTTCCGGCACATCACGCTGGCGCTGGTCGGCATCGGCTCGATCGAGCCGTCGAAAATGCTCGCCAACAGCGGCAACGTGTTCACCGACGACGAGCTGCACGATCTGGCCCAGCGCGGCGCGGTCGGCGACATCTGCCTTCGATTCTACGGCCGCTACGGCGCCCCGGTCCGGGTTCCCCTGGACGAGCGGGTGATCGGCATCACCCTGGACGAGCTGCGCAACGTGCCGCGGGTCGTGGGAGTGGCGGGGGGCAGCCGCAAGCTGGCCGCGATCAAGGGCGCCCTTCTGGGCCGCTCCATCAACATCCTCATCACCGACCGGTTCACGGCGGAAGGACTGCTGGCCGAGGACGTCGTCCCGCAGACCGCTCCTGCCGCCTGA
- a CDS encoding glucose 1-dehydrogenase has translation MSRFEGKTVVITGASRGIGAAIAQRFAREGAAVLASANEAQVEKVAEAIRAQGGKAASFVGDVTDKASVVALYDEAEKQFGRVDISIQNAGVITIARIEDMTESEWDKIMAVNTKGVFLCCQEAIARIRKHGQGGRLINTASGQARQGFVFTPHYAASKFGVVGITQSLAKEVAKEAITVNAFCPGIIETDMWAYNDQAWGKLLGDYQPGELMAEWVKNIPMARAGKGEDVAGLVAFLASDDAAYITGQTINVDGGLIMS, from the coding sequence ATGTCGCGTTTCGAAGGCAAGACCGTGGTCATCACCGGCGCCAGCCGCGGGATCGGCGCCGCCATCGCCCAGCGCTTCGCCAGGGAAGGGGCGGCCGTGCTGGCCTCCGCCAACGAGGCACAGGTCGAGAAGGTCGCCGAGGCGATCCGCGCCCAGGGCGGCAAGGCCGCGTCCTTTGTCGGCGACGTGACCGACAAGGCCTCGGTCGTCGCCCTCTATGACGAGGCGGAGAAGCAGTTCGGCCGGGTCGACATCTCGATCCAGAACGCCGGCGTCATCACCATCGCCCGGATCGAGGACATGACCGAATCCGAGTGGGACAAGATCATGGCGGTGAACACCAAGGGCGTGTTCCTGTGCTGCCAGGAGGCGATCGCCCGGATCCGCAAGCACGGCCAGGGGGGACGGCTGATCAACACCGCCTCCGGCCAGGCGCGCCAGGGCTTCGTCTTCACCCCCCACTATGCCGCCAGCAAGTTCGGCGTGGTCGGCATCACCCAGAGCCTCGCCAAGGAGGTCGCCAAGGAGGCGATCACCGTGAACGCCTTCTGCCCGGGCATCATCGAGACCGACATGTGGGCCTACAACGACCAGGCCTGGGGCAAGCTGCTGGGCGACTACCAGCCGGGCGAGCTGATGGCCGAGTGGGTCAAGAACATCCCGATGGCGCGCGCCGGCAAGGGCGAGGACGTGGCCGGCCTGGTAGCGTTCCTGGCCAGCGACGACGCCGCCTACATCACCGGCCAGACCATCAACGTCGATGGCGGCCTGATCATGTCCTGA
- a CDS encoding nucleoside deaminase, which yields MPATQRFLCQAIELARANVEQGGRPFGAVVVLAGEVVATGVNETVATHDPTAHAELLALRAASRKLGSPNLAGCTVYASGHPCPMCLAAMRLAGIGEVAYAFSNEDGAPFGLSSAALYADLARPLAEQAMPVRHVPVQDGGQPDLYAAWRRKQDCQA from the coding sequence ATGCCGGCGACCCAGCGCTTCCTTTGCCAGGCGATCGAGCTGGCCCGGGCCAATGTCGAGCAGGGCGGCCGGCCGTTCGGCGCGGTGGTGGTCCTGGCCGGCGAGGTGGTCGCCACCGGGGTCAACGAGACCGTCGCCACCCATGACCCCACCGCCCATGCCGAGCTCCTGGCGCTGCGCGCCGCCAGCCGGAAGCTCGGCTCGCCCAACCTTGCGGGCTGCACCGTCTATGCCAGCGGCCATCCCTGCCCGATGTGCCTGGCCGCCATGCGGCTGGCCGGGATCGGCGAGGTCGCCTACGCCTTTTCCAACGAGGACGGAGCGCCGTTCGGCCTGTCCAGCGCGGCCCTCTACGCCGACCTCGCCCGGCCGCTCGCCGAGCAGGCAATGCCGGTGCGTCACGTGCCGGTGCAGGACGGCGGCCAGCCGGACCTCTACGCCGCGTGGCGGCGCAAACAGGACTGCCAGGCCTGA
- a CDS encoding bifunctional aspartate transaminase/aspartate 4-decarboxylase — translation MDAGRLRDFEALSLFEIKDELIRLAAGTSAKAASTFLNAGRGNPNWLSTTPREAFFLLGQFAIGESRRVLDLPEGLGGLPARKGIARRIEDWLERQAEQPAAGFLLEAIHFAVDRFQFDPDEFVHELADAACGDHYPIPPRILRHNEAISRDYLRCALGGGAWPAGRLDLFAVEGATAGICYLLRTLRTNRLLLPGDRVALGTPILTPYLDLPRLEDAGLETVEVQAAAADGFQYGDAELAKLLDPRVKAFVLVNPGNPTGVAIDPPTMAKIVRLVRTRRPDLLVITDDVYGSFVPEFRSLLAELPGNTIGLYSYSKYFGCTGWRLGLVALHQDHLVDRRIAALPEPVRLEVERRYASLAVDPGTLRFIDRLVADSRGVALNHTAGLSGPQQVMMMLFGLSELMDLGRAYQAVCIDLLHRRFQALMGGLGIHPQPDRFYDAYYGLIDLEAWLTRHVGPKVAAYVRDNVHPLDIVFKLAESHGIVLLNGGGFHAPDWSARVSFANLDDEVYAEIGRAMRAVARGYLQTYRAVQAARPGPADPPD, via the coding sequence ATGGATGCGGGACGCCTGCGGGATTTCGAGGCGCTCAGCCTGTTCGAGATCAAGGACGAGCTGATCCGGCTGGCCGCCGGGACCTCGGCCAAGGCCGCCTCGACCTTCCTCAACGCCGGCCGGGGCAACCCCAACTGGCTGTCCACCACCCCGCGCGAGGCCTTCTTCCTGCTCGGCCAGTTCGCCATCGGCGAGAGCCGCCGGGTGCTCGACCTGCCCGAGGGCCTGGGCGGCCTGCCGGCCCGCAAGGGCATCGCCCGCCGCATCGAGGACTGGCTGGAGCGCCAGGCCGAGCAGCCGGCGGCCGGCTTCCTGCTGGAGGCGATCCATTTCGCCGTCGACCGCTTCCAGTTCGACCCGGACGAGTTCGTCCACGAGCTGGCCGACGCCGCCTGCGGCGACCACTACCCGATCCCGCCGCGCATCCTGCGCCACAACGAGGCGATCTCCCGGGACTATCTGCGCTGCGCCCTTGGCGGCGGCGCCTGGCCGGCCGGCCGGCTCGACCTGTTCGCGGTGGAGGGCGCCACGGCGGGGATCTGCTATCTGTTGCGGACGCTGCGCACCAACCGGCTGCTGCTCCCGGGCGACCGCGTCGCGCTGGGCACCCCGATCCTCACCCCCTATCTGGACCTGCCGCGCCTGGAGGATGCCGGGCTGGAGACGGTGGAGGTCCAGGCAGCGGCGGCCGACGGGTTCCAGTACGGCGACGCGGAGCTGGCCAAGCTCCTGGACCCCAGGGTCAAGGCGTTCGTGCTGGTCAACCCGGGCAATCCCACCGGCGTCGCGATCGATCCGCCGACCATGGCGAAGATCGTCCGGCTGGTGCGGACCCGGCGCCCGGACCTGCTGGTGATCACCGACGACGTCTATGGCAGCTTCGTGCCGGAGTTCCGCTCGCTGCTGGCCGAGCTGCCGGGCAACACGATCGGGCTGTACTCCTATTCCAAGTATTTCGGCTGCACCGGCTGGCGCCTGGGCCTGGTGGCGCTGCACCAGGACCATCTGGTCGACCGGCGGATCGCGGCCCTGCCGGAGCCGGTCCGCCTGGAGGTCGAGCGCCGCTACGCCAGCCTGGCGGTCGATCCCGGGACGCTGCGCTTCATCGACCGGCTGGTCGCCGACAGCCGCGGCGTGGCCCTGAACCACACCGCCGGCCTGTCCGGGCCGCAGCAGGTGATGATGATGCTGTTCGGCCTGTCCGAGCTGATGGATCTCGGCCGCGCCTACCAGGCGGTCTGCATCGACCTCCTGCACCGCCGGTTCCAGGCGCTGATGGGCGGGCTCGGCATCCACCCGCAGCCCGACCGGTTCTACGACGCCTATTACGGGCTGATCGACCTGGAAGCCTGGCTGACCCGGCATGTCGGCCCGAAGGTCGCCGCCTATGTCCGGGACAACGTCCACCCGCTGGACATCGTGTTCAAGCTGGCCGAGAGCCACGGGATTGTGCTGCTGAACGGCGGCGGCTTCCACGCCCCGGACTGGTCGGCCCGGGTCTCGTTCGCCAACCTGGACGACGAGGTCTATGCCGAGATCGGCCGGGCGATGCGGGCGGTGGCGCGCGGCTACCTGCAGACCTACCGTGCGGTGCAGGCCGCCAGGCCCGGGCCGGCCGATCCGCCGGACTGA